The following proteins come from a genomic window of Novosphingobium sp. P6W:
- a CDS encoding TonB-dependent receptor, with protein MSTTACGRRAAWLGAAALTGAIWAVPAAAQEAAGASPQTNGPEDFGTIVVTARRRAEALQDTPVAITAIQPAQLETKGTLNIGDLQGVAPNMLITQQPTGSSAANISIRGIAFADVEKSFDPAVGIYVDDVYIGTSTGQYLDFFDIDSIEVLRGPQGTLFGRNTIAGVINIQRTRPTMEFGGKFEATMSSFGTIGLRGVVNIPVIEDKLGIKLFEFHQQSDGFQKDVSTGKRLGKTNSENFGAAIRFKPTDTLDMILTLEKQDQVFESYMASTSIPGDVFCGFLPAGACGGNMTGDLYKVYKGVDAPGFYKAKAATLNVKWDAGPVELTSITSYRKSREHVIFDVGTAGLFVADRPQTYDQFSQELRFAGDLFKGFDYVAGLYYFESDYELNQSTFVFGAPAGGINVIGHSQSYAGFVDFNWQVLDTVRLSGGGRYTEDKKRYRFPLIIEDTVGKKWSKFTPKVTLDWRPNDGVMLYGTWSRGYRSGGFSGRAGTPFSASTPYNPESVDSFEVGAKTKWLGGRMTLNVAGFYTDYKDIQQSSVITADTAQGNETVVVNAAGAKIKGVEMDLAYEPVDRLHLRAALGYTDSKFKGFIIGQPITTPSGAAYLQQLDYSGVDPIFAPKWTVSLNGDYTIPLGKADVTLSAGYRYLAAYDQQIAPDPAIYAQLLAAGPSVTPLSVPRNDPRVRSDPQNLLDLSISATFPMNESGTNARLTAFARNVLDDRGPSFSFAVAAYPNLFHYAVPREPRVFGASFGVEF; from the coding sequence ATGAGTACAACTGCGTGCGGACGCCGCGCGGCGTGGCTGGGTGCGGCGGCGCTGACGGGAGCGATCTGGGCGGTGCCGGCGGCAGCGCAGGAAGCGGCGGGGGCGTCTCCGCAGACCAACGGGCCGGAGGATTTCGGGACGATCGTGGTCACTGCGCGCCGCCGCGCGGAAGCGCTGCAGGACACGCCGGTGGCGATCACCGCGATCCAGCCTGCGCAGTTGGAGACGAAGGGCACGCTGAACATCGGCGATCTTCAGGGTGTGGCGCCCAACATGCTGATCACGCAGCAGCCCACAGGCTCGTCCGCGGCAAATATTTCGATCCGGGGCATCGCCTTCGCCGATGTGGAAAAGAGCTTTGATCCTGCCGTCGGCATCTATGTGGACGATGTCTATATAGGCACTTCCACGGGCCAGTACCTCGACTTTTTCGATATCGATTCGATCGAGGTCCTGCGAGGGCCGCAGGGTACGCTGTTCGGGCGTAACACCATCGCCGGTGTCATCAACATCCAGCGCACCAGGCCGACGATGGAGTTCGGCGGCAAGTTCGAGGCGACCATGTCCAGCTTCGGCACCATCGGCCTGCGGGGCGTGGTCAACATTCCGGTGATCGAGGACAAGCTGGGTATCAAGCTGTTCGAGTTCCACCAGCAGAGCGACGGTTTCCAGAAGGACGTGAGCACTGGCAAGCGTCTGGGCAAAACCAATAGCGAGAATTTCGGCGCTGCGATCCGCTTCAAGCCGACAGACACCCTCGACATGATCCTGACGCTGGAGAAGCAGGATCAGGTCTTCGAATCCTACATGGCATCCACCTCGATCCCGGGCGACGTCTTCTGCGGTTTCCTGCCGGCGGGTGCCTGCGGCGGCAATATGACCGGCGATCTCTACAAGGTGTACAAGGGCGTCGACGCGCCCGGTTTCTACAAGGCCAAGGCCGCCACGCTCAACGTGAAATGGGATGCCGGGCCGGTCGAACTCACATCGATCACTTCGTATCGCAAGAGCCGTGAGCATGTGATCTTCGATGTCGGCACTGCGGGCCTGTTTGTGGCGGACCGGCCCCAGACCTACGACCAGTTCAGCCAGGAATTGCGCTTCGCGGGCGATCTGTTCAAGGGTTTCGACTACGTTGCGGGCCTCTATTATTTCGAAAGCGATTATGAACTGAACCAGAGCACGTTCGTGTTCGGCGCGCCTGCGGGCGGCATCAACGTCATCGGCCATTCGCAAAGCTATGCCGGCTTCGTCGACTTCAACTGGCAGGTCCTGGACACCGTCCGCCTGTCTGGCGGCGGGCGCTATACCGAGGACAAGAAGCGCTATCGCTTCCCGCTCATCATCGAGGACACGGTCGGCAAGAAGTGGAGCAAGTTCACCCCCAAGGTGACGCTGGACTGGCGGCCGAACGATGGCGTGATGCTGTATGGAACATGGTCTCGCGGGTATCGTTCGGGCGGGTTCAGCGGACGCGCGGGTACGCCATTTTCGGCCAGCACGCCCTATAATCCCGAATCCGTGGACAGCTTCGAAGTGGGTGCCAAGACGAAATGGCTGGGTGGCCGAATGACACTGAACGTCGCGGGTTTCTATACCGACTACAAGGATATCCAGCAAAGCAGCGTCATCACCGCCGACACGGCGCAGGGTAACGAGACGGTTGTGGTCAACGCGGCGGGCGCCAAGATCAAGGGGGTCGAGATGGACCTTGCCTACGAGCCCGTCGACCGCCTGCACCTGCGCGCGGCACTCGGGTATACCGACAGTAAGTTCAAGGGCTTCATCATCGGCCAGCCGATCACCACGCCAAGCGGCGCGGCCTATCTTCAGCAGCTCGATTATTCGGGAGTCGATCCGATCTTCGCGCCCAAGTGGACGGTTTCGCTCAATGGCGACTACACCATACCGCTGGGCAAGGCCGACGTGACGCTCTCGGCCGGGTATCGCTATCTTGCCGCTTACGATCAGCAGATCGCTCCCGATCCGGCGATCTATGCGCAGTTGCTGGCGGCGGGCCCCAGCGTCACCCCGCTTTCCGTGCCGCGCAATGATCCGCGCGTGCGATCGGACCCGCAGAACCTGCTGGACCTGAGCATCTCGGCGACGTTCCCGATGAACGAAAGCGGCACGAACGCGCGGCTCACGGCTTTTGCACGCAACGTGCTGGATGATCGGGGGCCGTCGTTCTCGTTCGCGGTCGCGGCCTACCCGAACCTGTTCCACTATGCCGTGCCGCGTGAACCGCGCGTGTTCGGGGCATCGTTCGGCGTGGAATTCTGA
- a CDS encoding SDR family NAD(P)-dependent oxidoreductase, producing MEGKVLQEKVAIVTGAGRGIGRAIALAYGAQGAKVVVASRTPSTVERVAKEIVDAGGTAIGIACDVGRRDQVMACVDKAVETFGAVHILVNNAQGFGTEADPQPSTVFVACEDTDEDEWEYTFRTGATASLWFMKACFPHMKKAGWGKIINFASSSGQIGFEGNTCYNATKEAIRALSRTAAREWGQHGITVNIINPALETRAFDKWKQARPEFVEALKDKIPMRRLGDPDRDAGPIAVFLASPGSDYITGQTVMLEGGMHTLP from the coding sequence ATGGAAGGCAAGGTTCTTCAGGAAAAGGTCGCGATCGTCACCGGGGCAGGGCGGGGGATCGGCCGTGCGATCGCGCTGGCTTACGGGGCGCAAGGGGCGAAGGTGGTCGTCGCCTCCCGCACGCCGTCCACGGTGGAGCGGGTTGCGAAGGAGATCGTCGATGCCGGCGGGACAGCGATCGGCATCGCCTGCGATGTCGGCCGCCGCGATCAGGTCATGGCCTGCGTCGACAAGGCGGTGGAGACGTTCGGGGCCGTCCACATCCTCGTCAACAACGCACAGGGGTTCGGCACCGAGGCGGACCCGCAACCATCCACCGTGTTCGTGGCCTGCGAGGATACCGACGAGGACGAGTGGGAATACACGTTCCGCACCGGGGCAACCGCCAGCCTGTGGTTCATGAAGGCCTGCTTCCCGCACATGAAGAAGGCGGGCTGGGGCAAGATCATCAATTTCGCTTCCAGTTCCGGCCAGATCGGGTTCGAGGGCAACACCTGCTACAACGCGACCAAGGAGGCGATCCGTGCCCTTTCGCGTACCGCCGCGCGCGAATGGGGGCAGCATGGGATCACCGTGAACATCATCAATCCCGCGCTGGAAACCCGGGCCTTCGACAAGTGGAAGCAGGCGCGCCCGGAATTCGTCGAGGCGCTGAAGGACAAGATTCCTATGCGCCGCCTGGGCGATCCCGACCGTGATGCTGGCCCGATCGCGGTGTTCCTCGCCAGTCCCGGTTCTGACTACATCACCGGGCAGACGGTGATGCTCGAAGGCGGCATGCACACGCTGCCCTGA
- a CDS encoding aromatic ring-hydroxylating dioxygenase subunit alpha, producing the protein MSGSIYAEVEKIIEFESARGEPRPDFPPLPEIPGGRYTSAEFHELEREHVLTKSWVCAGRDEDLRNPGDYRLWDRLGVPLLLVRGQDQILRAFYNTCRHRGAPVVRCDRGNTKLLRCQYHSWSYGLDGSLKGVPDERDFPCLDKKARGLIEASCDIWGGWVFVNLDRDAMPLADYLGPLVAELDCVGMENLRTVHVQEYSIACNWKVAMDAFLEVYHINTIHPTNAGIMLDSKAAAMGLMEGGHSRMATRKKMNQGLNFVEFEGAPDIPSMPDFFRANNVAYMAFPNLISPVEPTGFPILLFWPDGVGHCTLQAIYVAPDWGDGDIPAFWDRFLPIFDAVLEEDMMNLAPIQRSLQSGGFTGMMINYQERRIYWFHEEVDRRIGALRVPDKLKVQQVLSPFVEHTLTEAAE; encoded by the coding sequence ATGTCTGGCAGCATTTATGCCGAGGTCGAGAAAATCATCGAATTCGAGTCTGCACGCGGCGAACCGCGTCCCGATTTTCCACCACTCCCCGAAATTCCCGGAGGCCGTTACACCAGCGCCGAATTCCACGAACTCGAACGCGAACACGTCCTGACGAAAAGCTGGGTCTGTGCCGGTCGCGACGAGGATCTGCGCAATCCGGGCGATTACCGGCTATGGGACCGGCTGGGCGTTCCCCTGCTGCTGGTCCGGGGCCAGGATCAGATCCTGCGTGCTTTCTACAATACCTGCAGGCATCGCGGCGCGCCCGTGGTGCGCTGTGATCGTGGCAACACCAAGCTGCTGCGCTGTCAGTATCACAGCTGGTCCTACGGGCTCGACGGCAGCCTCAAGGGCGTGCCCGACGAACGGGATTTCCCCTGCCTGGACAAGAAGGCGCGCGGACTGATCGAGGCGTCCTGCGATATTTGGGGCGGCTGGGTCTTCGTCAACCTGGACCGTGACGCGATGCCATTGGCTGACTATCTTGGCCCGCTGGTCGCGGAACTCGATTGCGTCGGCATGGAGAACCTGCGGACCGTCCACGTCCAGGAATATTCGATCGCGTGCAACTGGAAGGTGGCGATGGACGCCTTCCTGGAAGTCTACCACATCAACACCATCCACCCGACCAATGCCGGCATCATGCTGGACAGCAAGGCGGCGGCGATGGGCCTGATGGAGGGCGGCCATTCGCGCATGGCGACCCGCAAGAAAATGAACCAGGGGCTCAATTTCGTCGAATTCGAAGGAGCGCCGGACATCCCCTCGATGCCCGATTTCTTCCGCGCCAACAACGTCGCCTACATGGCGTTCCCCAACTTGATTTCTCCAGTCGAGCCAACCGGATTTCCCATCCTGCTGTTCTGGCCGGACGGCGTCGGCCACTGCACGTTGCAGGCCATCTACGTTGCGCCGGATTGGGGGGATGGTGATATCCCGGCATTCTGGGACCGTTTCCTGCCGATCTTCGACGCGGTTCTGGAAGAAGACATGATGAACCTCGCCCCGATCCAGCGCAGTCTCCAGTCCGGCGGCTTCACGGGCATGATGATCAATTACCAAGAACGCCGGATATACTGGTTCCACGAAGAAGTGGACCGCCGCATCGGCGCGCTGCGCGTGCCGGACAAGCTGAAGGTGCAGCAGGTGCTGTCGCCCTTCGTCGAACACACGCTTACCGAAGCGGCCGAATAA
- a CDS encoding helix-turn-helix transcriptional regulator has protein sequence MSLADLDAVRIVEPQGIRKAAEALRRLAAGKGLRVACAYDLTDKRTPVDIDGTVLAREVFGWGAGDEVWWRNSRIALNSPIVTACRFETEPFWVNAGGFHTHSPNPYLAGIDLADFEARALTCAALVVPVHMAFGQIGVVCLTPEDNGRTDLSDVFAAHGDMLGIHSRLFVSTYVKTMGGARALPVDALLSKREVECLRWAALGKTDLEIGLIVSRSRATVRFHIHNASLKLDAVNRCQTLFKAAQLGYITLG, from the coding sequence ATGTCGCTGGCCGATCTCGACGCGGTCAGGATCGTCGAGCCTCAGGGCATCCGCAAGGCGGCGGAGGCACTACGCCGACTGGCGGCAGGGAAAGGCCTGCGGGTCGCCTGCGCCTACGATCTGACAGACAAACGGACGCCCGTCGATATCGACGGCACCGTCCTTGCCCGCGAAGTCTTCGGTTGGGGCGCTGGGGACGAAGTCTGGTGGCGCAATTCGCGCATCGCCCTCAATTCGCCGATCGTCACCGCTTGCCGGTTCGAGACCGAACCTTTCTGGGTCAACGCCGGAGGGTTCCACACCCATTCGCCCAATCCTTACCTGGCCGGCATCGATCTGGCGGATTTCGAGGCGCGGGCGCTGACCTGCGCGGCGCTGGTGGTGCCGGTGCACATGGCGTTTGGTCAGATCGGCGTCGTCTGCCTGACGCCCGAGGACAATGGACGTACCGACCTTTCGGACGTTTTCGCCGCGCATGGCGACATGCTGGGCATCCATTCCCGGCTGTTCGTGAGCACGTACGTCAAGACCATGGGCGGTGCCCGCGCGCTGCCTGTCGATGCGCTGCTTTCCAAGCGCGAGGTGGAGTGCCTGCGCTGGGCGGCGCTGGGCAAGACCGACCTCGAGATCGGTCTCATCGTCTCGAGGTCGCGCGCGACAGTGCGGTTTCACATCCACAATGCCTCGCTCAAGCTGGACGCGGTGAACCGTTGCCAAACGCTCTTCAAGGCAGCACAGCTGGGCTACATTACGCTTGGCTGA
- a CDS encoding NADP-dependent oxidoreductase, with translation MTMRSGANRQWRVGRPNDDTAGGMALVRGHFERCDGDIPEVADGKFLVRAEYFSPDAMNHAWVRGMPGKFEPLAPGSVMRGGIAGTVEESRHPDWPEGTRVTGFLDWADYSLSDGTDHMGALLQRIPDGVAMASGLVTLGMSGVCAWLGLAHFTRPRPGDTVLVSGASGAIGSVAGQLVPLFGARPVGIAGGAEKCAAALASGFDAMVDYKAPDLAGQIAGACSDGVDVFFDNVGGELLDAALVNMRHGGQVLICGGTAHYGARPTPIYNHIHMAMRSLTMRGFFYFDHVDLWDEARRRLAQWLREGRIREWLDVSDGFDAVPDAALAGFHGGVKGRKLVKIA, from the coding sequence ATGACGATGCGAAGCGGAGCGAACCGGCAATGGCGAGTGGGGCGGCCCAACGACGATACGGCGGGCGGCATGGCGCTGGTGCGCGGCCACTTCGAACGCTGCGATGGCGATATCCCGGAGGTCGCTGACGGCAAGTTCCTGGTTCGGGCGGAATACTTCTCGCCGGATGCCATGAACCATGCCTGGGTGCGGGGCATGCCCGGAAAGTTCGAGCCGCTTGCCCCCGGTTCCGTGATGCGCGGCGGCATCGCCGGCACGGTGGAGGAAAGCCGCCATCCCGACTGGCCGGAGGGCACGCGCGTTACCGGGTTCCTCGACTGGGCGGACTATAGCCTGAGCGACGGGACCGATCACATGGGAGCGCTGCTGCAACGCATTCCCGACGGCGTGGCAATGGCCAGCGGCCTCGTTACCCTGGGCATGAGCGGGGTGTGTGCATGGCTGGGACTGGCCCATTTCACCCGTCCCCGGCCGGGCGACACGGTCCTCGTCTCCGGGGCTTCGGGGGCGATCGGCTCGGTGGCGGGGCAGCTGGTGCCGCTGTTCGGCGCACGCCCGGTAGGGATCGCCGGCGGCGCCGAGAAATGCGCGGCGGCGCTTGCCAGCGGCTTCGACGCCATGGTTGACTACAAGGCGCCAGACCTCGCCGGGCAGATCGCGGGAGCGTGCTCCGATGGCGTCGACGTTTTCTTCGACAACGTCGGCGGGGAACTGCTGGACGCGGCGCTCGTCAACATGCGGCACGGCGGACAGGTCCTGATCTGCGGCGGCACCGCGCATTACGGCGCCCGGCCCACCCCGATCTATAATCACATTCACATGGCGATGCGTTCGCTGACGATGCGCGGCTTTTTCTATTTCGATCACGTGGACTTGTGGGACGAGGCACGGAGGCGGCTTGCGCAGTGGTTGCGGGAAGGGCGCATCCGCGAATGGCTGGATGTCTCGGATGGCTTCGATGCGGTGCCCGATGCGGCTCTGGCCGGGTTCCACGGCGGCGTAAAGGGACGCAAGTTGGTGAAGATCGCCTGA
- a CDS encoding TetR/AcrR family transcriptional regulator, whose amino-acid sequence MKATLDLVAERGYDAVTVDELAAAGLVTKKTLYDIYGSKQAVVAQAVALRLDMLIESFGEQLEGDGLTRLLTIVRKTCEAVLQTPELSRALAPRLVSSAEEFHLTAFFERLHRRAIILMKAERQVHAWVDVDFTARSMMFDQIAVQNMWAGRNIRDDQYPGFALLGALRIVTPLARATVRKEIVEEVRRLQAGLSFGPEPAADG is encoded by the coding sequence ATGAAGGCAACGCTCGATCTGGTGGCCGAGCGTGGCTACGACGCGGTGACGGTCGATGAACTCGCGGCGGCCGGACTGGTTACCAAGAAGACGCTCTACGACATTTACGGCAGCAAGCAGGCCGTGGTCGCACAGGCAGTCGCGCTGCGCCTCGATATGCTGATCGAAAGTTTCGGAGAACAGCTGGAAGGCGATGGCCTTACCCGCCTGCTGACGATCGTGCGCAAGACCTGCGAGGCGGTTCTCCAGACGCCCGAACTGTCACGCGCGCTGGCACCCCGCCTTGTCAGTTCGGCGGAAGAGTTTCACCTTACCGCCTTCTTCGAACGCCTGCACCGCCGGGCCATCATCCTGATGAAGGCGGAACGCCAGGTGCACGCCTGGGTAGACGTGGATTTCACAGCGCGCTCGATGATGTTCGACCAGATCGCCGTGCAGAACATGTGGGCGGGCCGCAATATCCGGGACGACCAGTACCCCGGCTTCGCCCTGCTGGGCGCGCTGCGCATCGTCACGCCCCTGGCGCGCGCCACGGTACGCAAGGAGATCGTCGAGGAAGTCCGCAGGCTCCAGGCCGGGCTTAGCTTCGGCCCGGAGCCTGCGGCTGACGGCTGA
- a CDS encoding SRPBCC family protein produces the protein MAERDAKLKPGDARSDGIDWNALMALDSRPVPAFLTEDSYAFRGSDPVPAQRYTSEAFARLERERMWPNVWQFAARDEDLPEPGDFVVYENAGRSFLVTRQEDGSVRAMHNVCLHRGRKLRIEDGSADRFICPFHGFAWNKDGGFASMPCQWDFPHLKPQDMALPQAEVARWAGYIFLRETPGGPSLEEFLAPLPEHFARWRHEECATVVRVAKAVPANWKVVMEAFMEALHTVVTHPQLLPFTGDCNAGYRTWGENVNVNLVPFGIMSPHIADAQDEQWIVDEFVKFNGRSSDNYDPNADPMAVTVPEGRTARQALGDAMREVYTAQTGYDHAEATDCELLDGLVYNVFPNFAPWGGFMPNIVYRWFPGDTPDTCVMEVRVLARVKKGEPIPRGAPLKFLGIDQKWTDAPELGMLGEVFEQDMDNLPHVHAGLHASKTGRVNLANYQEIRIRQFQDTLARYVGGDVDDKGAGAS, from the coding sequence ATGGCGGAGAGAGATGCCAAGCTGAAACCCGGCGACGCGCGCAGTGACGGTATCGACTGGAACGCGCTGATGGCGCTCGATTCCCGTCCCGTCCCCGCCTTCCTCACCGAGGACAGCTACGCCTTTCGCGGCTCCGACCCGGTCCCGGCGCAGCGTTATACCAGCGAGGCCTTTGCGCGTCTTGAGCGCGAACGCATGTGGCCCAACGTGTGGCAGTTCGCCGCGCGGGACGAGGATCTGCCGGAGCCCGGCGATTTCGTCGTCTACGAGAACGCCGGACGCAGTTTCCTTGTGACGCGGCAGGAAGATGGCTCGGTGCGGGCGATGCACAACGTCTGTCTCCACCGCGGACGCAAGCTCCGCATCGAGGACGGCAGCGCAGACCGCTTCATCTGCCCTTTCCACGGTTTCGCCTGGAACAAGGACGGCGGCTTCGCCTCGATGCCCTGCCAATGGGATTTCCCACACCTGAAGCCACAGGACATGGCGCTCCCGCAGGCGGAAGTGGCGCGCTGGGCGGGCTATATCTTCTTGCGCGAAACGCCGGGCGGGCCGAGCCTGGAAGAATTCCTCGCACCCTTACCGGAACACTTCGCGCGCTGGCGACACGAGGAATGCGCGACTGTTGTGCGCGTCGCCAAGGCGGTGCCGGCCAACTGGAAAGTGGTGATGGAGGCGTTCATGGAGGCCTTGCACACCGTCGTCACCCATCCGCAACTACTGCCCTTCACCGGCGACTGCAATGCCGGCTACCGGACCTGGGGCGAGAACGTGAACGTCAACCTCGTGCCCTTCGGGATCATGAGCCCGCACATCGCCGATGCACAGGACGAGCAGTGGATCGTCGACGAGTTCGTCAAGTTCAACGGCCGTTCCTCCGACAATTACGACCCGAACGCCGATCCCATGGCCGTCACCGTGCCGGAAGGCAGGACCGCGCGGCAGGCGCTGGGCGATGCCATGCGCGAGGTCTATACGGCGCAGACCGGCTATGACCATGCCGAGGCGACCGACTGCGAACTGCTGGACGGGCTGGTCTACAATGTGTTCCCCAATTTTGCGCCCTGGGGCGGGTTCATGCCAAACATTGTCTACCGCTGGTTCCCCGGCGACACGCCCGACACCTGCGTCATGGAAGTTCGTGTCCTCGCCCGGGTAAAGAAGGGTGAGCCGATACCTCGCGGTGCGCCTCTGAAATTCCTCGGCATCGACCAGAAGTGGACCGACGCGCCGGAGTTGGGGATGCTGGGCGAGGTGTTCGAGCAGGATATGGACAACCTGCCGCATGTGCACGCGGGACTGCATGCCTCGAAGACAGGCCGGGTGAACCTGGCCAATTACCAGGAAATCCGCATTCGCCAGTTTCAGGACACGCTTGCCCGATACGTAGGCGGGGATGTTGACGACAAAGGAGCGGGGGCGTCATGA
- a CDS encoding VOC family protein: protein MKRALFQQAWFVTSIDEAARKWSDAFGAGPFCMVRHHHCDEFTYRGTAQEADVSYAFGYLGDMMIQFIEQHDEKPSIYRDMFAPGEEGFHHVAYLVSDFAAERRRWIDMGYVLATELYADEVNAAYFDTRELNGGFTEIHGDPPHIMGLFAHWKRLHDNRASDTPPAYEMEDLAFYQQASLLEKATR, encoded by the coding sequence ATGAAGCGCGCATTATTTCAGCAGGCCTGGTTCGTCACCAGCATAGACGAAGCCGCCCGCAAGTGGTCCGACGCCTTCGGTGCAGGCCCTTTCTGCATGGTGCGCCATCACCACTGTGACGAATTTACGTATCGCGGCACTGCGCAGGAGGCCGACGTATCCTATGCCTTCGGCTACCTTGGCGACATGATGATCCAGTTCATCGAGCAGCACGACGAAAAGCCGTCAATCTACCGCGACATGTTTGCGCCTGGCGAAGAAGGCTTCCATCACGTCGCCTACCTCGTCAGCGACTTCGCGGCCGAGCGCCGGCGCTGGATCGACATGGGCTACGTACTCGCCACCGAACTTTATGCCGACGAAGTGAACGCAGCCTATTTCGACACCCGTGAACTGAATGGCGGTTTCACCGAAATCCACGGCGATCCTCCACACATCATGGGTCTGTTTGCACACTGGAAACGGCTGCACGACAATCGTGCCAGCGACACCCCACCTGCATACGAAATGGAGGACTTAGCCTTCTATCAGCAGGCATCGCTTCTCGAAAAAGCTACACGCTGA
- a CDS encoding MFS transporter encodes MMQSKEPKPLRAIGPVGAWITVATLFAAQIVSTVDRGMLALVIDPVRQDLAISEMQIAMLQGFAFSIFYVTVGLPLGAFADVVNRRRLLIAGIMVWSAATIAGGFAQGFGSMFASRLFIGVGEAVLGPCAVTMISDLFPPHRRGRPMALYVFGSMIAYGLGSLVSGVILDMAPKGAFAALPVIGLLAPWRIAFTLVGAFGLLIVVLLFLLREPARRVEQGSAADAQIKLSFVQGLGLLKARKATFLPLYGSLALFAMGGSVATGWGAVFLTRAFGYQVGIAGQGLGTSQIVWSVIGAVVAGIVVDRIGARSGAAGRMRLAGLLALAGIPCSLPILAGSGSAAMAMLGEVMLVSAIYGTTMLSVISEIAPTKVRGFAVALYAFVMTVIGGSLGPLAVAWLTENVFASPMAVGRSMATVGVSAFVVAALLAFRAAASISSDERN; translated from the coding sequence ATGATGCAGTCCAAGGAGCCCAAACCGCTTAGGGCAATTGGTCCTGTCGGTGCATGGATTACCGTTGCCACCCTTTTCGCTGCGCAGATCGTGTCCACGGTCGACCGGGGGATGCTGGCGTTGGTTATCGATCCGGTGCGGCAGGACCTTGCGATCAGCGAGATGCAGATCGCTATGTTGCAGGGGTTTGCCTTTTCGATCTTTTACGTCACGGTGGGCTTGCCTCTCGGGGCGTTCGCGGACGTGGTCAATCGGCGGCGACTTCTCATTGCCGGCATCATGGTGTGGAGCGCTGCGACCATTGCGGGAGGGTTCGCGCAAGGGTTCGGGTCGATGTTCGCGTCACGTCTTTTCATCGGGGTAGGTGAAGCGGTGCTCGGCCCTTGCGCAGTGACGATGATCAGCGACCTGTTTCCGCCGCATCGACGTGGCAGGCCGATGGCGCTCTATGTCTTCGGCAGTATGATCGCCTATGGGCTTGGTTCGCTTGTCAGCGGCGTAATTCTGGACATGGCGCCCAAAGGAGCCTTCGCCGCGCTCCCGGTGATCGGTCTGCTTGCACCGTGGCGTATTGCCTTCACGCTGGTCGGCGCCTTCGGTCTGCTCATTGTCGTGCTGTTGTTCCTGCTGCGCGAGCCTGCGCGCCGTGTTGAGCAAGGTTCTGCTGCAGACGCGCAAATCAAGCTTTCCTTTGTTCAGGGGCTTGGGCTCTTGAAAGCGCGAAAGGCGACTTTCCTGCCGCTTTATGGCTCACTGGCGCTATTCGCGATGGGTGGGTCGGTTGCCACCGGCTGGGGCGCCGTGTTCCTGACGCGGGCCTTCGGCTATCAGGTGGGCATCGCCGGACAGGGCCTGGGCACCAGCCAGATCGTCTGGTCAGTCATAGGCGCGGTCGTGGCCGGTATCGTGGTCGACCGTATCGGCGCGCGGTCGGGCGCTGCGGGACGTATGCGGCTGGCCGGTCTGCTTGCCTTGGCGGGCATTCCCTGCAGCCTTCCGATATTGGCCGGAAGCGGTTCCGCGGCGATGGCCATGCTGGGCGAGGTCATGCTGGTCAGCGCCATTTATGGGACGACGATGCTTTCCGTCATTTCCGAGATCGCGCCGACCAAGGTACGGGGATTTGCCGTCGCACTCTATGCGTTTGTGATGACCGTTATTGGCGGCTCGCTTGGCCCGCTGGCGGTGGCATGGCTGACCGAAAACGTTTTTGCTTCGCCGATGGCGGTCGGGCGATCGATGGCGACGGTAGGCGTAAGCGCTTTCGTCGTTGCAGCGCTGCTCGCATTTCGCGCGGCTGCATCCATTTCTTCTGACGAACGGAACTGA